A genomic segment from Necator americanus strain Aroian chromosome III, whole genome shotgun sequence encodes:
- a CDS encoding hypothetical protein (NECATOR_CHRIII.G9484.T1), translating into MALKSVGLLNKGIFGRVPKVAVTSGALQQTRNSYKYIGAVEETDGSFRGDLNLGFHTLFFTELFRGFGVMLGHVFMEPATINYPFEKGPISSRFRGEHALRRYPSGEERCIACKLCEAICPAQAITIEAETRPDGSRRTTRYDIDMTKCIYCGLCQEACPVDAIVEGPNFEYSTETHQELLYNKEKLLFNGDRWEPELAANVQAEYLYR; encoded by the exons ATGGCACTCAAATCTGTTGGGTTGCTAAACAAGGGTATATTTGGCCGTGTTCCAAAA GTAGCGGTCACAAGTGGAGCTCTTCAACAAACACGAAATAGTTATAAATACATTGGAGCGGTTGAAGAAACAGATGGAAGCTTTCGTGGGGACCTCAATCTTGGATTTCATACTCTTTTCTTTACAGAATTGTTCCGAG GCTTCGGTGTTATGCTTGGTCACGTCTTCATGGAACCCGCAACTATTAACTATCCTTTCGAGAAAGGTCCTATTAGCTCTCGATTCAG AGGAGAACACGCTCTTCGGCGTTATCCCTCTGGTGAAGAACGATGCATTGCTTGCAAGCTGTGCGAGGCTATTTGCCCTGCACAG GCAATAACCATCGAGGCCGAAACACGTCCCGATGGCAGTAGACGCACCACTCGTTACGATATCGATATGacaaa GTGCATCTACTGCGGTCTTTGTCAAGAGGCATGCCCGGTTGACGCAATCGTTGAAGGCCCAAATTTCGAATATTCAACGGAAACTCACCAAGAATTGCTCTACAATAAG gaaAAGCTGCTATTCAATGGTGATCGCTGGGAACCAGAGCTTGCTGCTAACGTTCAAGCAGAATATTTGTATCGATAA